In Argonema galeatum A003/A1, one genomic interval encodes:
- a CDS encoding glucose-1-phosphate thymidylyltransferase, which yields MKALILSGGKGTRLRPLTYTGAKQLVPVANKPILWYGIEGIVAAGVTDIGIIISPETGEEVKAKTGNGDRFGAKITYILQDQPAGLAHAVKVAQPFLEDSPFIMYLGDNLIQSELGVFLDNFKSQQTDALILLRQVSNPSAFGVAKVDENGRVLQLVEKPKVPPSNLALVGIYFFSTAIHDAIAAIQPSARGELEITDAIQCLIDRQKKVEACQLEGWWLDTGKKDDLLEANRIILDTTCLTKSILGEVDDRSQVIGRVQIGSGTKLINCTIRGPVIIGNNCYLEHCFIGPYSSIGDRVTLIDVEVDHSVILQSAKIVGIHQRIVDSVIGQRAQLTVAPQRPKALRFMIGDDSQIELA from the coding sequence ATGAAAGCATTAATTCTCTCCGGCGGTAAAGGAACTCGTTTGCGACCTCTCACCTATACAGGGGCGAAGCAACTCGTTCCCGTTGCCAATAAGCCAATTCTTTGGTATGGGATTGAAGGGATTGTCGCCGCTGGTGTTACCGATATTGGGATTATTATTAGCCCCGAAACTGGGGAGGAAGTCAAAGCTAAGACGGGAAATGGCGATCGCTTCGGTGCTAAAATTACTTACATCCTGCAAGACCAACCCGCCGGTTTAGCCCACGCCGTCAAAGTTGCCCAGCCATTTTTGGAAGACTCGCCTTTTATTATGTATCTGGGCGATAACTTGATTCAAAGCGAGTTGGGCGTATTTTTAGACAACTTTAAAAGCCAGCAGACAGATGCTTTAATTTTGCTGCGCCAAGTGTCTAATCCCAGTGCTTTTGGTGTTGCCAAAGTTGATGAAAATGGGCGAGTTTTGCAGTTGGTGGAAAAACCGAAAGTTCCCCCTTCCAATTTAGCACTGGTGGGAATTTACTTTTTTTCTACTGCGATTCATGATGCGATCGCTGCTATCCAACCCTCCGCCCGTGGGGAACTGGAAATTACCGATGCTATCCAATGTTTGATCGATCGGCAAAAAAAAGTTGAAGCTTGTCAGTTAGAAGGTTGGTGGTTAGACACCGGCAAAAAAGATGATTTGCTGGAAGCAAACCGAATTATTCTGGATACCACCTGTCTGACAAAATCTATTCTTGGCGAAGTAGACGATCGCAGTCAGGTAATTGGGCGAGTGCAAATTGGTTCCGGTACTAAATTGATTAACTGTACTATTCGCGGCCCCGTTATTATTGGCAACAACTGCTATTTAGAACATTGTTTTATTGGCCCTTACAGTAGCATTGGCGATCGTGTCACCTTGATTGATGTTGAAGTCGATCATAGCGTGATTTTGCAGAGTGCTAAAATTGTAGGCATTCATCAAAGAATTGTTGACAGCGTGATTGGACAACGCGCCCAGTTAACTGTTGCCCCACAACGTCCGAAAGCCTTGCGTTTTATGATTGGCGATGACAGTCAAATTGAACTAGCGTGA
- the rfbD gene encoding dTDP-4-dehydrorhamnose reductase: MTRILVTGIAGQLGQELQQTLVPVGEVIGVGRETLDLTLPDAIRQVINEVKPDVVVNAAAYTVVDKAESEPELAEKINAIAPGIIAQECQKLGITLIHISTDYVFDGSQSHPYRESDATNALSVYGKSKLEGEIAIQKTCDNYIILRTAWVYGVGGKGNFVKTMLRLGAEREEIRVVADQIGSPTCTADLASAITQLIPLFTPEIAGIYNYTNSGVASWYDFAVTIFEEAKQLGWDLKIQRTIPITTAEYPTPARRPAYSVLSCAKISAVLGTYPPHWRQGLRKMLAELYTRSL, encoded by the coding sequence ATGACGCGAATCTTAGTAACAGGCATTGCGGGACAGTTGGGGCAAGAATTGCAGCAGACTCTTGTGCCTGTGGGTGAAGTAATTGGTGTAGGAAGGGAGACGCTGGATTTAACGCTGCCAGACGCTATTCGTCAGGTTATAAATGAAGTAAAACCCGACGTTGTTGTGAATGCGGCGGCATATACGGTGGTGGACAAAGCCGAAAGCGAACCGGAATTGGCTGAGAAAATAAATGCGATCGCACCCGGTATCATAGCCCAAGAATGCCAAAAGTTGGGAATTACCCTCATTCACATTTCCACCGATTACGTCTTTGACGGTAGCCAAAGCCACCCTTACCGGGAAAGCGACGCCACCAATGCCCTAAGTGTCTACGGCAAATCCAAACTCGAAGGTGAGATAGCAATTCAGAAAACCTGCGACAATTACATTATTCTGAGAACTGCTTGGGTTTATGGTGTTGGCGGTAAAGGAAATTTTGTCAAAACTATGCTGAGATTAGGGGCTGAACGTGAAGAAATTCGAGTTGTTGCAGATCAGATTGGTAGCCCCACTTGTACAGCAGATTTGGCAAGTGCAATTACGCAACTGATTCCTCTATTTACTCCAGAAATTGCCGGAATCTACAACTATACAAATAGTGGCGTTGCCAGCTGGTACGACTTTGCCGTTACTATATTTGAAGAAGCAAAACAGTTAGGCTGGGATTTGAAAATTCAACGAACGATTCCAATTACAACAGCTGAATATCCCACACCAGCGCGTCGCCCTGCCTATTCTGTTCTATCCTGTGCCAAAATATCAGCAGTCCTGGGAACTTATCCGCCGCACTGGCGACAGGGATTAAGAAAGATGTTAGCCGAACTCTACACTCGTAGTTTATGA
- the rfbC gene encoding dTDP-4-dehydrorhamnose 3,5-epimerase has translation MKVVNTEISDVLLIEPQVFGDARGFFFESYNERSFADKMGVTAHLVQDNHSRSSQNVLRGLHYQIQQPQGKLVRSVVGEIFDVAVDIRESSPTFGQWVGYLLSAENKRQLWIPAGFAHGFLVVSEVAEVLYKTTDYYAPQHERCILWNDPDLAIAWPLEATPILSAKDQAGKSFKTAEVFP, from the coding sequence ATGAAAGTTGTCAACACTGAAATTTCCGATGTTTTGCTGATTGAACCGCAAGTATTTGGCGATGCGCGTGGTTTTTTCTTTGAAAGTTACAATGAGCGATCGTTTGCAGATAAAATGGGCGTAACGGCACATTTAGTCCAAGACAATCACTCTCGTTCTAGCCAAAATGTTCTGCGTGGCTTACACTATCAGATTCAACAGCCTCAAGGAAAATTAGTGCGATCGGTTGTTGGTGAGATATTTGATGTGGCGGTGGATATAAGAGAAAGTTCGCCTACGTTTGGGCAATGGGTCGGTTATCTGCTGAGTGCTGAAAACAAACGCCAACTGTGGATTCCAGCCGGTTTTGCCCACGGCTTTTTGGTTGTTTCGGAAGTTGCTGAGGTGTTGTACAAAACTACTGACTACTATGCTCCGCAGCACGAAAGGTGTATTCTGTGGAATGACCCGGATTTGGCGATCGCATGGCCTCTGGAAGCAACCCCAATATTATCCGCCAAAGACCAAGCTGGTAAATCCTTCAAAACAGCAGAAGTATTTCCATAA